A genomic window from Levilactobacillus yonginensis includes:
- the typA gene encoding translational GTPase TypA, with product MKFRDDIRNIAIIAHVDHGKTTLVNEMLKQSDTLDEHTAIDDRAMDTNAIEKERGITILSKNTAVRYGDKQINILDTPGHADFGGEVERIMRMVDGVLLVVDAYEGTMPQTRFVLKKALDQHLTPIVVINKVDREGARPSEVVDEVLDLFIELGADEDQLDFPVVYASAMNGTSSYEPEISAQEHTMKPVFDTIIKHIPAPIDNTDEPLQFQVAMLDYNDFVGRIGIGRIFRGKVKVGDSVTVMKLDGSKQNFRVTKLFGYFGLKRLEINEAQAGDLIAVSGMDEINVGETVVAPDTLEPLPILRIDEPTLQMTFRTNDSPFAGREGKFVTSRQIEERLKRELHTDVSLRVDDTDNPGAWIVSGRGELHLSILIETMRREGYELQASRPEVIYRNVDNVRCEPFESVQIDTPDEYTGSIIDTLSQRKGEMKNMEAVGNGQTRLTFLAPSRGLIGYSTEFLSLTRGYGIMNHTFSKYLPVIKNWNPGRHNGTLVSINSGKVTTYAIMAVQDRGLIFTDAGTEVYEGMIVGQNSRDNDISVNITRGRNQTNVRAAGSEDIAKVKSPLKMSLEESLEFINEDEYCEITPEHVRLRKQILNTGEREKAAKKRRTASKAKK from the coding sequence TTGAAATTCAGAGATGATATCCGTAACATTGCCATCATTGCCCACGTTGACCACGGGAAGACGACCCTGGTTAACGAAATGCTTAAACAATCCGATACGTTAGACGAACACACGGCCATTGACGACCGTGCCATGGATACTAACGCAATCGAAAAGGAACGGGGCATCACGATCCTGTCCAAGAACACCGCTGTTCGTTACGGCGACAAGCAAATCAACATCTTGGATACCCCAGGACATGCCGATTTTGGTGGTGAAGTTGAACGGATCATGCGCATGGTCGACGGTGTTTTACTGGTTGTCGATGCCTATGAAGGTACGATGCCACAGACCCGTTTCGTTTTGAAGAAGGCCTTGGATCAACACTTAACACCTATCGTGGTCATCAACAAAGTTGACCGTGAAGGTGCCCGTCCATCCGAAGTTGTTGACGAAGTCTTAGACCTCTTCATCGAATTGGGTGCTGATGAAGACCAACTGGATTTCCCAGTGGTTTACGCATCTGCTATGAATGGGACTTCTAGTTATGAACCAGAGATTTCAGCGCAAGAACACACGATGAAGCCTGTCTTTGACACCATCATCAAGCACATCCCAGCACCAATTGACAACACCGACGAACCTTTACAGTTCCAAGTTGCCATGTTGGACTACAACGACTTCGTTGGTCGTATCGGGATTGGCCGGATCTTCCGTGGGAAGGTTAAAGTCGGCGACAGTGTTACTGTTATGAAGCTTGATGGTTCTAAGCAAAACTTCCGGGTTACTAAGTTATTTGGTTACTTCGGTTTGAAGCGTTTGGAAATCAACGAAGCCCAAGCTGGTGACTTGATTGCTGTATCTGGTATGGATGAAATCAACGTTGGTGAAACTGTTGTGGCGCCTGATACGTTGGAACCACTACCAATCTTGCGGATCGATGAACCAACCTTGCAAATGACTTTCCGGACTAACGACTCACCATTCGCTGGTCGTGAAGGTAAGTTTGTGACGTCTCGTCAAATCGAAGAACGTCTAAAGCGTGAACTGCATACCGACGTTTCCTTGCGGGTTGACGACACCGACAATCCTGGTGCCTGGATCGTTTCTGGTCGTGGTGAACTTCACTTGTCCATCTTGATCGAAACAATGCGTCGTGAAGGTTACGAATTGCAAGCTTCTCGTCCAGAAGTTATCTACAGAAATGTGGACAATGTTCGTTGCGAACCATTTGAATCTGTTCAAATTGACACACCTGACGAATACACGGGTTCAATCATTGACACGCTTTCTCAACGTAAGGGTGAAATGAAGAACATGGAAGCCGTTGGGAACGGTCAAACGCGTTTGACCTTCTTAGCACCTTCACGTGGGTTGATTGGGTACTCCACTGAATTCTTGTCCTTAACGCGTGGATACGGAATCATGAACCATACCTTCTCCAAGTACTTGCCAGTTATCAAGAACTGGAACCCTGGTCGTCATAACGGGACTTTGGTTTCAATCAATTCTGGTAAAGTTACGACGTACGCTATCATGGCCGTTCAAGACCGTGGTCTCATCTTTACCGATGCTGGTACTGAAGTCTACGAAGGTATGATTGTTGGTCAAAATAGCCGTGACAACGACATTTCTGTCAACATCACGCGTGGCCGTAACCAAACCAACGTCCGGGCTGCTGGTTCTGAAGATATCGCTAAGGTTAAATCACCATTGAAGATGTCTCTGGAAGAATCACTCGAATTCATCAACGAAGATGAATACTGTGAAATCACTCCAGAACACGTTCGTTTGCGTAAGCAAATCTTGAACACTGGTGAACGTGAAAAGGCTGCTAAGAAGCGCCGGACTGCGTCTAAAGCTAAGAAGTAA
- a CDS encoding FtsW/RodA/SpoVE family cell cycle protein produces the protein MQKLKYLDYWLVVPYLILSVLGIVMVYSASADIGSQNGGSPGSYLFKQAVYVIMGLVIVSFMIMLNINKLRDKNILRYAGYAALASLLLLLVMGQTINGAAGWFHLGPISLQPAEFVKFYVIIWLANVIAQRQDDIELYGWWATMRWPLAICAGIVGLILVQPDLGGATINATIIFVMILASGISTKKSVSIFGAALLFVVLIVFPLLTKVSEMGFAKNVYQLQRIVAFVHPFAHSQGVGQQLVNSYYALSNGGIFGVGWGNSIQKTGYLPEPNTDFIMAILTEELGLITALAVVTLLFMLILRILLVGIRSNSTYQSLICYGVATYLTIQSIFNLGGVLGMLPITGVTFPFISYGGSSTWTLALVMGTVMNISARQKRFRATH, from the coding sequence ATGCAGAAGTTAAAATATTTAGATTATTGGCTAGTGGTGCCGTACCTCATTTTGAGTGTTTTGGGTATCGTCATGGTGTACTCGGCGAGTGCGGATATTGGTTCGCAAAACGGGGGGAGTCCCGGGAGTTACCTGTTCAAGCAAGCAGTCTATGTGATCATGGGCTTAGTTATCGTGAGCTTCATGATTATGTTGAACATTAATAAGCTCCGTGATAAAAATATTTTGCGATATGCTGGATATGCCGCTTTGGCGTCACTATTATTGTTGTTAGTAATGGGACAGACTATTAATGGGGCGGCTGGGTGGTTCCACCTGGGGCCAATCAGTCTGCAACCCGCTGAATTCGTAAAATTTTACGTGATTATTTGGTTAGCCAACGTCATTGCGCAAAGACAGGATGACATTGAACTTTATGGTTGGTGGGCAACCATGCGTTGGCCACTGGCTATCTGTGCCGGAATTGTGGGTCTGATTCTTGTCCAACCTGACTTGGGTGGGGCAACCATCAACGCCACCATTATTTTTGTAATGATATTGGCGAGTGGTATTAGTACCAAAAAATCCGTGTCAATTTTTGGTGCAGCACTATTGTTCGTTGTCCTGATTGTTTTCCCATTGCTGACCAAGGTTTCAGAAATGGGTTTTGCCAAGAACGTTTACCAGTTACAACGAATCGTTGCTTTCGTTCACCCGTTTGCTCATTCGCAGGGTGTTGGCCAGCAATTGGTCAATTCGTATTATGCATTGAGTAATGGGGGAATCTTTGGTGTCGGTTGGGGGAATAGTATCCAGAAAACTGGATACTTACCTGAACCTAACACGGATTTTATTATGGCTATTTTAACGGAAGAGTTGGGACTCATTACAGCGCTGGCTGTCGTCACCTTGCTGTTTATGTTAATTTTGCGGATTCTGTTAGTTGGGATTCGCAGTAATTCGACGTACCAATCTCTGATTTGCTATGGGGTTGCTACCTATTTAACCATTCAATCGATTTTTAATTTGGGTGGCGTTCTGGGGATGCTACCGATTACTGGGGTGACTTTTCCATTTATCAGTTATGGGGGGTCTAGTACCTGGACCTTGGCATTAGTGATGGGGACGGTCATGAATATTAGCGCCCGACAGAAACGGTTTCGGGCGACACATTGA
- a CDS encoding YlbG family protein, with the protein MTFEIQPRQSLIVYTYSLKQTRQLKRYGTVMYVSKKMRYVVLYVDQKDVTSLTEQLNKLRFVKRVVASARPEITESFNGVAEEVAENSEDETKDDEK; encoded by the coding sequence ATGACATTTGAAATCCAACCGCGGCAGAGCTTGATTGTTTACACATACAGTCTGAAGCAGACCCGGCAGTTAAAACGGTATGGCACCGTCATGTACGTCTCCAAGAAGATGCGCTACGTGGTGTTGTACGTTGATCAAAAGGACGTGACGAGTCTGACGGAGCAACTGAACAAGCTACGGTTCGTTAAGCGCGTGGTGGCCTCTGCACGACCAGAAATTACCGAAAGTTTTAACGGTGTTGCCGAAGAGGTCGCCGAAAATTCCGAAGATGAAACGAAGGATGATGAGAAATGA
- the rsmD gene encoding 16S rRNA (guanine(966)-N(2))-methyltransferase RsmD yields the protein MRIVAGDFGGRRLKAVPGMATRPTTDKVKEALFNIIGPYFDGGRSLDLFAGSGGLSIEAVSRGIKQAVLIDRQYAAIKTIKDNVAVTKAPDRFEIIKRDANKAVKELSDRGDQFDLVFFDPPYAQQKIVDQIGVLRELNLLTGTARIVCETDQNAQLPDEIAGFDLVERRDYGITELTIYAVGSEAE from the coding sequence ATGAGAATTGTTGCGGGTGACTTTGGTGGGCGACGGTTAAAGGCCGTTCCTGGAATGGCAACTCGTCCGACCACTGATAAGGTCAAGGAAGCGTTGTTTAACATTATTGGCCCGTACTTTGATGGGGGTCGTAGTCTGGACCTATTTGCGGGTTCCGGTGGGCTGAGCATTGAGGCTGTTTCTCGGGGAATCAAGCAAGCGGTTTTGATTGATCGGCAGTATGCGGCGATTAAAACCATCAAGGATAATGTGGCAGTGACGAAGGCACCGGACCGGTTTGAAATCATTAAACGAGATGCAAATAAGGCCGTTAAGGAACTGAGCGACCGAGGAGACCAATTTGACTTGGTTTTCTTTGATCCACCATATGCTCAACAGAAGATTGTTGACCAAATAGGTGTTTTACGGGAGCTAAACTTATTAACGGGCACGGCCCGCATCGTTTGTGAGACTGATCAGAACGCGCAGTTGCCCGATGAAATTGCGGGATTTGACTTGGTTGAACGGCGTGATTATGGCATCACGGAACTGACGATTTACGCGGTGGGGAGTGAAGCTGAATGA
- the coaD gene encoding pantetheine-phosphate adenylyltransferase, which yields MTIAVFPGSFDPLTNGHLDLIARASRMFDQLIVGVGQNTAKRGLFTAAERVAFIEASVANLPNVSVKIESGLTVDFLRSVHATVLVRGLRNSADFEFEQGIAGMNRALAPDLDTVCLMTDPQYQFVSSSLLKEVARFGGDLTNLVPAAVAQALAQRLAGDQ from the coding sequence ATGACGATTGCCGTTTTTCCAGGGAGTTTTGATCCGTTGACCAATGGCCATTTGGATTTGATTGCCCGAGCTAGTCGCATGTTTGACCAGTTAATCGTGGGTGTTGGCCAAAATACCGCCAAACGGGGATTGTTTACGGCTGCTGAACGCGTGGCTTTTATTGAGGCTAGTGTCGCCAATCTGCCTAACGTTTCCGTGAAGATAGAGAGTGGTTTGACCGTTGATTTTTTGCGTTCTGTTCACGCAACCGTTCTCGTACGGGGCCTTAGAAATAGTGCGGATTTTGAATTTGAACAGGGGATTGCCGGGATGAACCGAGCCCTAGCACCAGACTTGGATACAGTTTGTCTCATGACAGACCCACAGTATCAATTTGTTTCCTCCAGCTTACTGAAGGAAGTGGCGCGCTTTGGCGGTGACCTGACAAACTTGGTCCCGGCAGCGGTTGCGCAGGCATTGGCTCAGCGATTGGCAGGTGACCAGTAG
- a CDS encoding SepM family pheromone-processing serine protease, whose translation MRYWTRRQWRQLVLLVTIGIAILAFLFLPLPKYIEGPGEADDLKAFVKIPGHTDTHKGKFMITSVIQSQATPATYLYASLHAYDTIESIDEATGGVSTATYDRVQDFYMQDAINESIYTAYKAANKTVKRTYLGIYVVSVDKTSPFAKALKVGDTVTKVNGRHFDSMVGYQKYIQKQKVGQKATITFKHKGKTEQATAKLMRLPTKKAGIGITLTDNVKVTAKPKVSIDAGNIGGPSGGLMFSLQVYTQVTGQNLRHGKKIAGTGTVDGDGNVGEIGGIDKKIIAAKRAGATVFFAPYVKPSKLLLKYEEHHQTNYQLAKSTAKKYAPNMKVVPVKNFNDAVHYLKTH comes from the coding sequence ATGCGATATTGGACGCGACGTCAATGGCGTCAGTTAGTTCTGCTGGTTACTATCGGTATTGCTATCTTGGCGTTCCTTTTCCTACCGCTTCCTAAGTACATCGAGGGTCCAGGAGAGGCAGACGATTTAAAGGCATTTGTAAAAATACCAGGCCATACCGATACTCATAAGGGAAAATTCATGATTACGTCGGTCATACAGTCGCAAGCAACGCCGGCAACGTACCTGTATGCCAGTTTACACGCCTATGACACCATCGAGAGTATTGATGAAGCCACGGGTGGTGTCAGTACAGCAACGTACGACCGGGTGCAGGATTTCTACATGCAAGATGCCATCAATGAATCAATCTATACGGCGTATAAAGCAGCCAATAAGACCGTTAAGCGAACGTATCTTGGTATTTATGTGGTGAGTGTAGACAAGACCTCACCGTTTGCCAAGGCGTTAAAGGTTGGCGATACGGTTACTAAGGTTAACGGTCGCCATTTTGATTCGATGGTTGGCTATCAGAAGTACATTCAAAAGCAAAAGGTCGGACAAAAAGCAACGATTACGTTTAAGCATAAAGGGAAGACGGAGCAAGCAACGGCCAAGCTTATGCGGTTGCCAACCAAGAAAGCTGGAATTGGAATTACCCTAACTGACAATGTGAAGGTGACGGCGAAGCCAAAGGTGTCGATCGATGCTGGCAATATTGGTGGTCCATCTGGTGGACTGATGTTTAGTTTACAGGTATACACGCAGGTAACGGGTCAAAATCTGCGCCACGGTAAGAAGATTGCTGGAACGGGGACGGTAGACGGTGATGGTAATGTCGGTGAGATCGGTGGTATTGATAAAAAGATCATTGCTGCGAAACGCGCCGGTGCCACTGTCTTTTTTGCACCATATGTCAAACCTAGCAAGTTACTGTTGAAATACGAAGAACACCATCAAACAAACTATCAGTTGGCTAAATCAACTGCTAAAAAGTATGCACCCAACATGAAAGTTGTTCCGGTTAAAAACTTTAATGACGCGGTTCATTACTTGAAAACCCATTAA